One window of Medicago truncatula cultivar Jemalong A17 chromosome 2, MtrunA17r5.0-ANR, whole genome shotgun sequence genomic DNA carries:
- the LOC11422291 gene encoding proteasome subunit beta type-2-A: MNNPYSVNILLAGYDKETGPSLYYIDYIATLHKLEKGAFGYGSYFSLLMMDKHFHSGMNVEEAIDLVDKCILEIRSRLVVAPPNFVIKIVDKDGARAWRESVKDTHASA, from the exons atgaat AATCCCTACTCTGTGAACATCCTTCTTGCTGGTTATGACAAAGAAACAGGCCCATCACTATACTACATCGACTACATTGCGACACTTCACAAGCTTGAAAAGGGAGCTTTTGGTTATGGTTCCTATTTTTCACTATTAATGATGGACAAACACTTCCATAGCGGAATGAACGTGGAAGAAGCAATTGATCTTGTTGACAAGTGCATTTTGGAAATCCGATCAAGGTTGGTTGTGGCACCTCCAAACTTTGTTATCAAAATTGTTGACAAAGATGGTGCAAGAGCATGGCGTGAATCAGTCAAGGACACTCATGCATCAGCTTGA